The Panicum virgatum strain AP13 chromosome 5K, P.virgatum_v5, whole genome shotgun sequence genome has a window encoding:
- the LOC120708505 gene encoding uncharacterized protein LOC120708505 isoform X2 produces the protein MLIAANTVLVIVTNRNNTALSVVLAPVLVLVSVAVRTGSWMEEERSATLGSRYDKVMKGTFDMATIGTMASFALQGTVAFGYLKTPDNNQGKGDPPLDLAVCYATSTFSLLMMMICAMPLVLLPANMLEDLIRVVERLRHVVLAALAVMALVVSVEFLEGFVVLSVCPEAVALVLYYAVEFFSREARGGSLPWLDFAFRIVAAVGFSLMAGLYGAFLGTDHYSVYLKAAMFILLLAVLSSLSRLAIPLDLPEVGAAGAVEMGIAGIVVAFPAAALVAAIPLVLKVKGTMHDPEMDAPREDLEEKPSQATNKILKRTTSFAQGTIATATGFVTAGFSVHKDVLLHRHVLVAGGCFLVIAYLSALLLVYLKLFLSGYRQLHKGHIRFIQFLCVISGAALIATNSLLLVLISEGNFLLSLNLLPIQGLIGVLAYHATPTEESMRDEAFDAGIKSGRKVALFATAAAFAVQTTLLFGYLSNSSFRALGHRFDLSVSFLASALSVFLVVATCMPLGYRTEASRDKVLSLVRYLKDAVIALLAVTAVTIGKEFLGGDTVLALFPEITVAAMYYAVNLFGDEAPEQGRQRDAAAEHKMEVLPTAVVATFGFGMLGAAYAALLGTPEYDVYTKALVFTLVSAVMSSLGRVAGPLCGPRRDKNAAACVVFLSNILPVVEMLVAVPLAAKVVTNVLPAS, from the exons ATGCTAATTGCGGCCAACACGGTCCTCGTCATCGTCACCAACAGAAACAACACGGCGCTCTCCGTTGTTCTCGCGCCGGTGCTGGTGCTTGTCAGTGTGGCTGTGCGCACCGGATCATGGATGGAGGAAGAGCGCAGCGCAACGCTCGGCAGCAGGTACGACAAGGTGATGAAGGGCACCTTTGACATGGCCACCATTGGCACTATGGCTTCCTTCGCTCTGCAGGGGACCGTCGCCTTCGGCTACCTGAAAACCCCTGACAACAACCAGGGCAAAGGCGACCCGCCGCTGGACCTTGCTGTGTGCTACGCCACCTCCACGTTCTCcctgctcatgatgatgatctgcGCCATGCCTCTGGTGCTTCTCCCGGCCAACATGCTGGAGGATCTCATCAGGGTCGTCGAGAGGCTCAGGCATGTCGTGCTCGCCGCGCTTGCTGTGATGGCGCTGGTAGTCTCCGTGGAGTTCCTGGAGGGCTTCGTCGTGCTCTCCGTCTGCCCGGAGGCTGTCGCCCTGGTCCTGTATTACGCGGTGGAGTTCTTCTCGCGTGAGGCCCGAGGGGGGAGCTTGCCATGGCTGGACTTCGCCTTCCGGATCGTTGCCGCCGTGGGATTCTCGCTCATGGCCGGCCTGTACGGGGCTTTCCTTGGGACCGACCACTACAGCGTGTACCTCAAGGCCGCCATGTTCATCCTCCTACTGGCAGTTCTGTCAAGCTTGAGCCGCTTGGCCATCCCGCTTGACCTCCCTGAGGTGGGAGCAGCAGGAGCTGTTGAAATGGGCATCGCGGGCATAGTGGTCGccttcccggcggcggcgctcgtggcTGCCATTCCATTGGTGCTCAAG GTAAAGGGTACGATGCATGACCCAGAGATGGATGCTCCTCGCGAAGACCTAGAGGAGAAGCCATCTCAGGCAACAAATAAGATATTGAAGCGCACCACATCGTTCGCTCAAGGCACCATTGCCACTGCAACCGGCTTCGTCACCGCAGGATTCTCCGTGCACAAAGATGTTCTCTTGCACCGGCATGTTCTGGTGGCCGGCGGTTGCTTCCTGGTCATTGCATACCTATCTGCTCTCCTGCTGGTATACTTGAAACTGTTCTTGTCGGGATACAGGCAGCTGCACAAGGGCCACATCCGGTTCATCCAGTTCCTCTGCGTGATCAGCGGCGCGGCTCTGATCGCGACGAACTCCCTGCTGCTGGTCCTCATAAGTGAAGGCAACTTCTTGTTGTCTCTAAATCTGCTGCCCATACAGGGCCTCATCGGCGTTCTCGCGTACCACGCGACGCCGACGGAGGAGAGCATGCGCGACGAGGCGTTCGACGCCGGGATCAAGAGCGGCCGCAAGGTCGCCCTgttcgccacggcggcggccttcgCCGTGCAGACCACGCTCCTCTTCGGCTACCTCAGTAACTCCAGCTTCCGGGCGCTGGGCCACCGGTTCGACCTCTCGGTGTCCTTCCTGGCGTCGGCGCTCAGCGTGTTCCTGGTCGTGGCCACCTGCATGCCGCTCGGGTACAGGACCGAGGCCTCGAGGGACAAGGTCCTGTCTCTGGTGAGGTACCTCAAGGACGCCGTCATCGCCTTGCTCGCGGTGACCGCGGTGACCATCGGCAAGGAGTTTCTCGGCGGCGACACCGTGCTCGCGCTCTTCCCGGAGATCACCGTGGCTGCCATGTACTACGCCGTGAACCTGTTCGGTGACGAGGCCCCGGAGCAGGGCCGCcagcgcgacgccgccgcggagcacaAGATGGAGGTACTGCCGACCGCCGTCGTGGCGACGTTCGGCTTCGGCATGCTGGGCGCGGCGTACGCGGCGCTGCTCGGGACGCCGGAGTACGACGTGTACACCAAGGCGCTGGTGTTCACCTTGGTGTCCGCCGTCATGTCCAGCCTGGGGCGCGTGGCGGGGCCGCTCTGCGGCCCGCGGCGCGACAAGAACGCGGCGGCGTGCGTGGTGTTCCTGAGCAACATCCTCCCCGTCGTGGAGATGCTGGTGGCCGTCCCGCTCGCCGCCAAGGTCGTCACCAACGTGCTCCCCGCGTCCTAA
- the LOC120708505 gene encoding uncharacterized protein LOC120708505 isoform X1 yields MTFLCAVVLMMFEFFVYQYGRQGRSWYRVVTILVAVTGTMLIAANTVLVIVTNRNNTALSVVLAPVLVLVSVAVRTGSWMEEERSATLGSRYDKVMKGTFDMATIGTMASFALQGTVAFGYLKTPDNNQGKGDPPLDLAVCYATSTFSLLMMMICAMPLVLLPANMLEDLIRVVERLRHVVLAALAVMALVVSVEFLEGFVVLSVCPEAVALVLYYAVEFFSREARGGSLPWLDFAFRIVAAVGFSLMAGLYGAFLGTDHYSVYLKAAMFILLLAVLSSLSRLAIPLDLPEVGAAGAVEMGIAGIVVAFPAAALVAAIPLVLKVKGTMHDPEMDAPREDLEEKPSQATNKILKRTTSFAQGTIATATGFVTAGFSVHKDVLLHRHVLVAGGCFLVIAYLSALLLVYLKLFLSGYRQLHKGHIRFIQFLCVISGAALIATNSLLLVLISEGNFLLSLNLLPIQGLIGVLAYHATPTEESMRDEAFDAGIKSGRKVALFATAAAFAVQTTLLFGYLSNSSFRALGHRFDLSVSFLASALSVFLVVATCMPLGYRTEASRDKVLSLVRYLKDAVIALLAVTAVTIGKEFLGGDTVLALFPEITVAAMYYAVNLFGDEAPEQGRQRDAAAEHKMEVLPTAVVATFGFGMLGAAYAALLGTPEYDVYTKALVFTLVSAVMSSLGRVAGPLCGPRRDKNAAACVVFLSNILPVVEMLVAVPLAAKVVTNVLPAS; encoded by the exons ATGACCTTCTTGTGTGCGGTTGTCCTAATGATGTTCGAGTTCTTCGTGTACCAATATGGCCGGCAAGGCCGTTCCTGGTACAGGGTTGTCACCATCCTTGTCGCGGTCACCGGCACGATGCTAATTGCGGCCAACACGGTCCTCGTCATCGTCACCAACAGAAACAACACGGCGCTCTCCGTTGTTCTCGCGCCGGTGCTGGTGCTTGTCAGTGTGGCTGTGCGCACCGGATCATGGATGGAGGAAGAGCGCAGCGCAACGCTCGGCAGCAGGTACGACAAGGTGATGAAGGGCACCTTTGACATGGCCACCATTGGCACTATGGCTTCCTTCGCTCTGCAGGGGACCGTCGCCTTCGGCTACCTGAAAACCCCTGACAACAACCAGGGCAAAGGCGACCCGCCGCTGGACCTTGCTGTGTGCTACGCCACCTCCACGTTCTCcctgctcatgatgatgatctgcGCCATGCCTCTGGTGCTTCTCCCGGCCAACATGCTGGAGGATCTCATCAGGGTCGTCGAGAGGCTCAGGCATGTCGTGCTCGCCGCGCTTGCTGTGATGGCGCTGGTAGTCTCCGTGGAGTTCCTGGAGGGCTTCGTCGTGCTCTCCGTCTGCCCGGAGGCTGTCGCCCTGGTCCTGTATTACGCGGTGGAGTTCTTCTCGCGTGAGGCCCGAGGGGGGAGCTTGCCATGGCTGGACTTCGCCTTCCGGATCGTTGCCGCCGTGGGATTCTCGCTCATGGCCGGCCTGTACGGGGCTTTCCTTGGGACCGACCACTACAGCGTGTACCTCAAGGCCGCCATGTTCATCCTCCTACTGGCAGTTCTGTCAAGCTTGAGCCGCTTGGCCATCCCGCTTGACCTCCCTGAGGTGGGAGCAGCAGGAGCTGTTGAAATGGGCATCGCGGGCATAGTGGTCGccttcccggcggcggcgctcgtggcTGCCATTCCATTGGTGCTCAAG GTAAAGGGTACGATGCATGACCCAGAGATGGATGCTCCTCGCGAAGACCTAGAGGAGAAGCCATCTCAGGCAACAAATAAGATATTGAAGCGCACCACATCGTTCGCTCAAGGCACCATTGCCACTGCAACCGGCTTCGTCACCGCAGGATTCTCCGTGCACAAAGATGTTCTCTTGCACCGGCATGTTCTGGTGGCCGGCGGTTGCTTCCTGGTCATTGCATACCTATCTGCTCTCCTGCTGGTATACTTGAAACTGTTCTTGTCGGGATACAGGCAGCTGCACAAGGGCCACATCCGGTTCATCCAGTTCCTCTGCGTGATCAGCGGCGCGGCTCTGATCGCGACGAACTCCCTGCTGCTGGTCCTCATAAGTGAAGGCAACTTCTTGTTGTCTCTAAATCTGCTGCCCATACAGGGCCTCATCGGCGTTCTCGCGTACCACGCGACGCCGACGGAGGAGAGCATGCGCGACGAGGCGTTCGACGCCGGGATCAAGAGCGGCCGCAAGGTCGCCCTgttcgccacggcggcggccttcgCCGTGCAGACCACGCTCCTCTTCGGCTACCTCAGTAACTCCAGCTTCCGGGCGCTGGGCCACCGGTTCGACCTCTCGGTGTCCTTCCTGGCGTCGGCGCTCAGCGTGTTCCTGGTCGTGGCCACCTGCATGCCGCTCGGGTACAGGACCGAGGCCTCGAGGGACAAGGTCCTGTCTCTGGTGAGGTACCTCAAGGACGCCGTCATCGCCTTGCTCGCGGTGACCGCGGTGACCATCGGCAAGGAGTTTCTCGGCGGCGACACCGTGCTCGCGCTCTTCCCGGAGATCACCGTGGCTGCCATGTACTACGCCGTGAACCTGTTCGGTGACGAGGCCCCGGAGCAGGGCCGCcagcgcgacgccgccgcggagcacaAGATGGAGGTACTGCCGACCGCCGTCGTGGCGACGTTCGGCTTCGGCATGCTGGGCGCGGCGTACGCGGCGCTGCTCGGGACGCCGGAGTACGACGTGTACACCAAGGCGCTGGTGTTCACCTTGGTGTCCGCCGTCATGTCCAGCCTGGGGCGCGTGGCGGGGCCGCTCTGCGGCCCGCGGCGCGACAAGAACGCGGCGGCGTGCGTGGTGTTCCTGAGCAACATCCTCCCCGTCGTGGAGATGCTGGTGGCCGTCCCGCTCGCCGCCAAGGTCGTCACCAACGTGCTCCCCGCGTCCTAA
- the LOC120708506 gene encoding CBL-interacting protein kinase 11-like has protein sequence MMDERRTILMGRYEIGKQLGQGTFAKVFYARNLTTSQAVAIKMINKDKVMKVGLMEQIKREISIMRLVKHPNVLQLFEVMASKSKIYFVLEYAKGGELFNKIAKGGKLSEDAARKYFHQLISAVDYCHSRGVYHRDLKPENLLLDENENLKVSDFGLSALAESKRQDGLLHTTCGTPAYVAPEVLSRKGYDGAKADIWSCGVILFVLVAGYLPFHDTNLIEMYRKISRAEFRCPRGFSAELKDLLHRILDPDPSTRISISRIKRSTWYKKPVEVNAKKNETETPENACTGEATSSGSTECSTSEGNQCSLSLPNLNAFDIISLSTGFNLSGFFEDKYGLNREERFTTRQSVTTVFAKLKELSRRLKLKVKKKENGILKLAAPKEGKKGVLEIDAEIFEVAPSLLLVELKKINGDTMEYQKLVKEEIRPALKDIIWVWQGDQHQHSQPTLQEQQPRPLFSPQHPHDQLQASLPRQEQQDLPKAPLAPQEPLDQQQSPIAPEQPEQLDQLPLPVAPE, from the coding sequence ATGATGGACGAGAGAAGGACAATTTTGATGGGACGTTATGAAATTGGGAAACAGTTGGGACAAGGAACCTTTGCAAAAGTCTTTTATGCTCGGAATCTTACTACCAGCCAAGCTGTTGCCATAAAAATGATTAACAAGGACAAGGTCATGAAGGTTGGGCTCATGGAACAGATAAAGAGGGAGATTTCAATAATGAGGTTAGTGAAGCATCCAAATGTTCTTCAGCTTTTTGAGGTTATGGCTAGTaagagcaagatttattttgtCTTGGAGTATGCTAAAGGTGGCGAGCTTTTCAACAAAATAGCTAAAGGGGGAAAGCTCAGTGAGGATGCTGCAAGGAAATATTTCCACCAATTAATCAGTGCTGTCGATTATTGCCATAGTCGAGGTGTCTATCACCGTGACTTGAAGCCCGAAAACCTTCTATTGGATGAGAATGAAAACCTTAAAGTCTCAGATTTTGGTCTGAGTGCTCTCGCTGAGTCCAAAAGGCAAGACGGTCTCCTCCACACCACATGTGGAACTCCAGCTTATGTTGCTCCTGAAGTGCTAAGCAGAAAAGGCTATGATGGTGCAAAAGCAGATATATGGTCATGTGGAGTAATTCTATTTGTTCTTGTGGCTGGTTACCTTCCTTTCCATGACACAAATTTGATAGAGATGTACAGAAAGATTTCCAGAGCAGAGTTTAGATGCCCTCGAGGTTTCTCTGCTGAGCTGAAGGATCTGCTACATAGAATTCTTGATCCAGATCCAAGCACTAGAATTTCTATCTCAAGGATAAAACGGAGTACTTGGTACAAAAAACCGGTTGAAGTCAACGCAAAGAAAAATGAGACTGAAACACCTGAAAATGCCTGTACAGGTGAAGCTACAAGCTCTGGCTCGACAGAATGCAGCACATCTGAGGGGAATCAATGTTCATTAAGCCTCCCAAACTTGAATGCATTTGACATAATCTCTCTCTCAACAGGTTTTAATCTCTCTGGATTTTTTGAGGATAAGTATGGTCTCAACAGGGAAGAAAGATTCACAACTAGGCAGTCTGTAACTACAGTATTTGCAAAGCTGAAGGAGCTTTCCAGACGCTTAAAGCTAAAGGTTAAGAAGAAAGAAAATGGGATCTTGAAATTGGCAGCTCCAAAGGAAGGAAAGAAGGGGGTGCTTGAGATTGATGCAGAGATTTTTGAGGTTGCCCCTTCTTTACTCTTGGTTGAGTTGAAAAAGATTAATGGTGACACTATGGAGTATCAAAAGCTAGTGAAAGAGGAGATACGACCAGCACTCAAGGATATTATTTGGGTTTGGCAAGGTGATCAGCACCAGCACTCACAGCCAACTCTGCAAGAACAGCAGCCGCGACCACTATTCTCACCACAGCACCCACATGATCAGTTGCAAGCATCATTACCACGGCAGGAGCAGCAGGACTTGCCTAAAGCACCATTGGCACCACAAGAGCCGCTGGATCAGCAGCAATCACCTATTGCCCCAGAACAACCAGAGCAGTTGGACCAGTTGCCATTGCCAGTTGCTCCGGAGTAG
- the LOC120708508 gene encoding uncharacterized protein LOC120708508, whose translation MPPAPGVADQAQAAPRSPHRGNGGAVVMPQSPLRIRQDGKFYERLLTKDKETSAANLSFRYYWAEPGAVPFVWESQPGTPKDVARRIGAAGALPAITPPPSYLPRHGNGGGGGGRQAARHDQRSGRQRRRCRLRRIRVGFIAGIFRRLRLFRPWRRSAPPVKVSSSSSRWLFSSVAADTGEHTLPHQDDIAAVAKQQHKAAPGSFAAPWLLRLRGSSGSRGAGGGGTHGWA comes from the coding sequence ATGCCTCCCGCTCCCGGCGTGGCAGACCAGGCCCAGGCGGCGCCACGGAGCCCTCACCGGGGCAacggcggcgccgtcgtcaTGCCGCAGAGCCCGCTGCGCATCAGGCAGGACGGCAAGTTCTACGAGCGGCTGCTCACCAAGGACAAGGAGACCTCCGCGGCCAACCTGTCGTTCCGCTACTACTGGGCGGAGCCCGGGGCGGTGCCGTTCGTGTGGGAGTCGCAGCCGGGCACGCCCAAGGACGTCGCGCGGCGGataggcgccgccggcgccctcccgGCCATCACTCCGCCGCCGTCCTACCTGCCCCGCCACGgcaacggcggtggcggcggcggcaggcaggcGGCGCGCCACGACCAGAGGAGCGGCAGGCAGAGGCGGCGGTGCAGGCTCAGGCGGATCAGGGTCGGCTTCATCGCGGGCATCTTCCGGAGGCTCCGCCTCTTCAGGCCGtggcggcggtcggcgccgccggtcaaggtgtcctcctcctccagccgctGGCTGTTCTCGTCCGTGGCCGCGGACACAGGCGAGCACACCCTCCCCCACCAGGACGACATCGCCGCCGTCGCGAAGCAGCAGCACAAGGCCGCGCCGGGCAGCTTCGCGGCCCCGTGGCTGTTGCGCCTCCGCGGCAGCTCCGGGAgccggggcgccggcggcggcggcacccacGGCTGGGCGTAA